TGGTGGAGGCTACGATATTTGGCGTGTTGTGCCACGCGCATGGTCTATGCTATGGTTAGAAATGACCAATCAAGAAATACCAACAGGTCCCTTACCACAAGCATGGTTAGAGCGCTGGCAACCGGAGGCACCCGTTCCGTTTATTCCTACATGGGAGGACCCAAATCCTCTTTATGAGCCTATTCCACGAAAGGCAGAAATTGAAGAAAAGAACGCGCAAATGTTAGAAAAAGCGCTACATATTATTCGCACTGAAAAGCGCAGTTAAGCCGGTGCCAGTCACCCAAACAATTCACTACAATAAAAAAACACGCAAATCTTACCATTAGATTTACGTGTTTTTTGTTATTTGCTTTTAACAGATTGTCGATGTTCAATGCGATGTGGTAAAATAACCGCTTCATCTTCAACAGGCTCTTTATTCATAAGTTTAGTCAATAATCGCATCGCAACAGCTCCGATATCATATAACGGTAGTGCTACACTTGTAAGCTGTGGGCGTACCATACGAGCTAACTTAGAATTTTCAAAACTGATGACCTCGATATCCTCTGGCACATTTTTCCCAGCATCCTGCGCACCATGAATCAATCCGATAGCGAGTTCATCGCTGCCTGCAAAATAAGCAGTTGGAGGATTTTCTAGAGCAGATAACGTTTCCCATGCCTCTAAGCCCATATCATAGCTAGATTCCTCTGCAGCAATTAGTGATTCATCTATACTTAAGCCTGCATCTTGCAATGCTTTTTTATAAGCTTCAAGCTTGAATTTTCCATTAATTGTATAAGTAAGTGGGCCTGTTACAAAGCCGATTCGTGTATGACCGTTTTGAATCAGTAACGAAATCGCTTCATACGCTGCTTGGAAATAATCAATATTCACAGTGGCAATTGTTTGTGATTCATCTACAGAACCTGCAAGAACTATCGGAACTGGCGAATGATCCATCGATTGTTGCATTTTCTCTGTTACTTCATCACTCATCATGACAATACCGTCCACCTGTTTGCCTAACATTGTATCTAGCAGCTGTAGCTCTTTATCTTCATGTTGGTCCGAGTTGGCAAGAATAATGTTGTAGCGATACATTGTCGCAATATCCTCCACACCACGTGCCAGCTCCGCATAAACGTTATTTGCAATATCTGGGATAATCACGCCAACTGTTGTTGTTTTCTTACTCGCTAACCCTCGCGCTACTGCGTTCGGACGATATTCTAATCGTTCAATTACTTCTAATACTTTTTTTCGTGTTGCTGGTTTTACATTTTGGTTACCATTAACTACACGAGAAACGGTTGCCATCGAAACATTTGCTTCTCGTGCAACATCATAAATTGTAACAGTCATCGTACGTGCCTCCCTTTTTCCTTTTATAGCCTTATCATACGATAATTTTCGCATCATTTTCAAGAAGAAGTACGTACGTGAACGGAAATACCAAGTACAAATAGTACTGTTCTAGACATTAAATTGTCACGATATAGTAAACACCGCCTGCTTAATGCGCAAGCGGTGTGAAATCATTAGGCATGAATTTCATGATTCTTCATGAATTTTTGTAGCGTTTCGTAGAATGTATCGAATGTTGGAATATCCATTTGTTGTTGTGAATCAGAAAGTGCTACAGATGGATCTGGATGCACCTCTGCCATTACACCATCTGCTCCAATGGCAATTGCTGCTTTCGCACATGGTAATAATAAGTCACGTCGACCAGTTGAATGTGTTACATCGACAAATACTGGTAAATGTGTTTCTTGTTTTAAAATTGGGACTGCTGAAATATCTAATGTGTTACGTGTTGCTTTTTCGTACGTACGAATACCACGTTCACAAAGGATGATGTTCTCATTTCCTTTAGACATAATGTATTCTGCTGCATGAATGAACTCGTCAATCGTTGCTGCTAAACCACGTTTTAATAGTACCGGTTTGTTTGTAGCACCAGCTGCTTTTAATAATTCGAAGTTTTGCATATTACGAGCACCAATTTGAATCACATCAATGTAATCCAGCGCTTCTTCTAAATGACCTGGTGTCACAATTTCTGTAATAACACCTAAACCATATTCTTCCGATACACGTTTTAAAATTTTAAGCCCTTCTAATCCAAGACCTTGGAAGTCATATGGAGAAGTACGAGGTTTGTATGCTCCACCACGGATTAACTTTTCACCTTTAGCTTTAATAGATGCTGCAACAGCTGCTACTTGCTCATATGATTCAACAGCACATGGACCAAATACGAAAGATGGTTTTCCTTGGCCGATTAGTTCACCATTAACATTAATGACAGTATCTTCTGATTTTTTCTTGCGTGATACAAGTAATTCTTTCTTTTTATCCGCTTCAAGTTGTTTTAAAGCTGTTTTAAAGATTTGTTTAAAAATATAATCTACCGTCATTTGGTTTAATGGACCGTGATTGTGCTCTTTAATTAGATCAAGCATATGTCGTTCGCGCAATGGATCATAGCGATTAACACCTTGTTTTTCTTTAATTTTACCGATTTCATCTACTACAGCTGCACGTTCGTTAATTAGACGAAGAATTTCTAAGTTTAATCCATCAATCTGACTACGTAAGCTTTCTAAATCCTTTTGGCTCATACTTCTTGCTCCTCTCCCCATGACAGACACTTTCAGAACTCTGAAATGTATGTTACATTTTTAGATATTAGCATCATTATAATCAAAGTTGTTCAGAATGTCACGCATTTTTAATTTAGCGCTTCAACTCGCTAAATTATTTTGAGATATTTCGAGGAAGGAAGCGATTACATTGAGTTCAAAATTATTTGCGCTTGATATCGGTACACGTTCTGTTGTTGGCATTATTTTACAGGAAGATAATGATCATTTTCATGTACAAGATATTTTAGTAAAAGAGCATAAAGAACGGGCCATGGTAGATGGTCAAATACATAATGTCATGTACGTGGCAGAGTTAATTAATGAGATAAAACAAGAGCTCGAAGAAAAGCATGGACCTTTGTCCAAAGTTAGTGTTGCTGCTGCAGGTCGTTCATTAAAAACGGAGCAGGCAAGTGTGACCATTAATATTCGTAACCGTCCTATTTTTACTGAAGAAGATATTAGTCGCTTAGAATTACAGGCGGTTCAACAAGCCCAGCAACAGCTCCTACAACATAAAGAGGATACGAAAACAAGTCACTATTATTGCGTTGGTTATTCGGTCCTTTATTATCGTCTAGATGGTGAAGAAATCGGTAGCCTTCTTGATCAGCAAGGTGATGAGGCACAAATCGAAGTGATTGCCACTTTCCTTCCTCGTGTTGTAGTGGAATCACTGATTGCCGCATTAAAACGGGCAAATTTAGAGATGGATGCACTAACATTAGAGCCCATTGCTGCCATTAATGTGCTCATTCCACCTACGATGCGCCGTTTAAATGTTGCACTTGTCGATATTGGTGCTGGTACATCAGATATTGCCATTACCGATAAAAGTACAGTTGTTGCCTATGGTATGGTGCCGACAGCAGGAGATGAAATCACCGAAGCACTTAGTGACCATTATTTGCTCGATTTCCCTGTTGCGGAAGAGGCAAAGCGCCAACTGCATTGTTCAGAGGAGATTTTAATTCAAGATATTTTAGGATTCGATCAATATTATCCTAAAGAAGAAGTGCTTACTGCAATTGAACCAGCTGTTAAACAACTTGCAAAGGCGATTGGAGAAGAAATATTACGTCTTAATAATCGAACTGCTCCTAAAGCCGTAATGCTCGTTGGTGGAGGTAGTTTAACACCTAACCTTACAACTGAAATCGGTCTAGTCCTTGATTTACCAGCAAATCGTATTGCCGTTCGCGGTGTCGATGCCATTCAAAATTTAACAAAGGAAGCGCACATTAAAGCATCCCCTGAATTAGTAACACCTATTGGCATAGCTATTGCTGCAAAGAAAATGCCGATTCAATATATGAGCTTAACGGTAAATGAACAAATTGTACGCCTTTTTGAATTAAAAGAAATGACTGTTGGCGATGCCTTTTTAGCTGCCAATATTCGTGCTAAACAATTATATGGCAAGCCAGGTCATGGTTTATCCATTAGTGTGAACGGACAAGATATTTTTATACCTGGTGGCCACGGCCAACCAGCACAAATTTTAGTAAATGGACAACAATCCTCTACAAAAACAATTATTAAAACGGGTGATGCCATTCAGCTAATAGAAGGACAAGATGGTCTTCCGGCTACTGCTACAATAAGAGATATAGTGGATCAAGCCGTCATTAAAACAATCACAATTCAAGAAACAAAATATGTCATTGAACCTAAAATTACAGTTAACGGTTCATCCGTTTCAATGGATGCTCTCGTAAACGATCGTGATATTATTTCATATGAAATAGCTGAAACAGTAGAAGACGTGTTTACATCGACGAACAATACCCATATACTAAAACAATTTGAATCGTATGTTATATATGTCGATGGCAAGCCATTATATTTACCAGCGTTTTCCGCGAATTTACTAATTAACGGAAAACCAGGAAAGCTGTCTTATGCTGTTCAACATAACGATACTATTACTTTTTCGCAACCATCGTTACCAACAGTACAGCGAATCGCTGATCATCTGAATGTGTTGCTGGAGGACAAAATCATTGTCCATTTTCAACAGGAACTGTTAGAGCTTAGAAAAACGACGAATGAAGTACTTGTGAATCAAGCTGTTGTTTCACCGCTTTCTACGGTTCCTAATGGAGCGACAGTTAGCATTCAAGAGAAAGATCGAAGTCCTTGGATTTATCAGGATGTATTCCGCTTCTCGAATTGGCAGCTCCCAACAACATTTAAAGGCAACTTTACGATTTTGCGTAACGGACAACCCGCAACCTTTGATACAGAAATTTTCGGTGGCGATCAATTAGAAATTGTACTCGAAGAAGCACCTTTATCATTGTAAAAGTAGGTGCCAAAAGAAAAAGTGTTAGATTGACTGTAATCAATCTAACACTTTTTTGCTATGTTGTTAATGTCAAGCTATGGCGGATGCTTCCTGCGCGGTTTGTAACATCTTATCTGCGTGCTTTACGATACATTCCACATGCTCACAGGAGTCCCGCCACCGCTATCATCAACTAGTACTAGTGTAGTGTTCTATAGGAAATCCTAAATTCCCCTTTAGTTTACGCACGAACCTCTTGTGCGTCCTCTTGCTTTTCAACAGTTTGTTCCGTTGCTTCTGCTACGTCCTCTTGTTTTACTTCAACACCATCAATGAATTCATCAAGTGGCTCTTCCCCTTCAAAAGAAACCGTACCGTCATCAAAAACAGTTGGTGCTTTTGCGGACTTAAGCGTTTTAACTTTCTCTACCAATTGTGAAGATTGCTCTTGAATTTGTTTTGATAGTTGTACAGTTTTATCCTTCGCTGTTGACGAGAAGTCTGCACTTTTATCTTTTAAATTAACGGCTTGCACTGCCACATCACTACGTAAATCTTTCCCTGATTTTGGAGCTAATAATAACCCTGCTGCTGCCCCCACTATACCTCCAACTAAAGCGCCAATGACGAAATCTTTCATGTTTACACGCTCCTCTTCATAGATCGATTCCTGCGAATTATAAAGCTGTGGTAATGTACTTTCAAGTTGTTGTTCTTTCACTTCGTTAAAGTTTGGCTTTTGTGTAGTCATGGACAATTCCTCCCATTTTATAATCTAATGCGCCTAGACGTCTGTATTACTACTTGCGAGCAACACATAAAAATCGCCTAAGGCTTTATTTATATTCAGCAGGTGTCAATAAAGCACCTGCTAAATAATAATTATTTTTTGCGACCCCATTTTCTTTTCGGCTTGTCCGCTTGAACTTGTTCAAAATTATATACATCCTCAGGCATTATTTCTGGTGCCTGCTCAATTATTTTACGCTTCTTCCATTTATCTGCAATGCCCATTGCGACATTACTCCACTGTACAACTTGCGCAATTTTTTCTTCGTTCTGTTCAACGCTTTTAGAAATAGAAGACGTAATTTGCTGTACGGATGCATTTAAACCGTTTACAGACTCACCCATTCCTTTCACTGCATGAACAACAGAATTTAACTGCTCAGATTTTTCTTGAATATCTTCGGCTAAGCTATTTGTTTTAATTAACAAAGAAGTCGTTTCACGTGTAATGCCTTCCATTTGTTTCTCAATGCCCGATAATGTACCCGATAAACTACTAAGAATTGATTTGAGCGAAAATAACGTCATACCGACGCTGACACACAAAAATAAAAAACCGATTGCTGCAATAATTGCTGCGATATACAAAATGACTTCCATAAAATAGACCTCCTGCTAGTAAGAATTCTCTCTATACTATTACTTACCTTATCTTCGACAAATAAAACTTAAATCCTTCTCAAATTTTAGAAAAACAGCTTATTCCTTACGGATTAAGCTGTTTCGTTGTTTTTTAGTACATCTTCAAAGGCATCTTGGAATTTGTGCACATCGCCTGCGCCCATAAATAAGAACACTGCGCCTTTATGCTTTGTTAAAACATCAATACCTTCTGTAGTAATTACAGCACTGCCTTCAATAAGAGAGGCTAAATCTTGAATTGACAGTGCACCTTGCGTTTCCCTTGCAGAACCAAAAATATCGCAAAGGTATGCGGCATCTGCCAAACTAAGGCTATCAGCAAAGTCCTGTAAAAATGCTTGCGTACGTGTGAATGTGTGTGGCTGGAATATAGCTACTAATTCACGTTCTGGATATTTTTGTCTAGCCGATTGAATCGTTGCACGTATTTCTGTTGGGTGATGTGCGTAATCATCAATTAACACATGATCCCCGATTTTCGATTCCGTAAAACGTCTTTTTACACCTTTATAGGTGTTTAAACGTTCTTGAATGATTTCTGATGAAATACCCTCGTATTGGCAAAGTGTAATAACAGCTAATGTATTCAACACTGCATGGTCGCCAAATAACGGAATAAAGAAAGTACTATAAAATTCATTGCGAACAAATACATCAAATGTTGTGCCTTCCGTTGTTTTTTCAACATTACGTGCTTCGAAGTCATTTTCAGCTCCGAATCCATAATAAACAACAGGTACTTTCGCTTGAATACGTTGCAAATGCTCATCATCACCACATGCGATAATTGCTTTTTTCACTTGTAAGGCAAGTGATTGAAAGGCTGCATACACATCTTCAATGTTCGCGAAGTAATCTGGATGGTCAAAGTCAATATTCGTCATGACTGCATAATCAGGATTATAGGCTAAAAAGTGTCGACGATACTCACATGCTTCCATCACAAAGAAGTTTGCATTTTCATGTCCTGCACCTGTACCATCTCCGATTAAATACGATGTTGGTTTATATCCACCAACAACATGCGCCATTAAGCCCGTTGTAGAGGTTTTGCCATGTGCACCTGTAATGGCAATGGATGTGTAATTGCCAATATACTCACCAAGAAATTTGTGATAACGAATAATTTCTACACCGATTTCACGTGCTCGGACTAATTCAGGATGGTCATCAGGAAAAGCATTCCCTGCAATTATTGTCATACCTTCTTTAATATTATCCGCATTAAAAGTAAGAATTGGAATATTTCGTTCACGTAACGGTTGTTCCGTAAAGAAATACTTATCAATATCTGAGCCCTGTACTTGTTCACCAGCATCAAATAAGATTTGTGCAAGCGAACTCATGCCAGAACCTTTAATGCCTGTGAAATGAAAAACTGTCATTAATTAAACCCCCCGGGAAATACAATATCCCATCTATCATCTATTAGGTGTATCGTATTTTGTACTAGGTATTAATACCTTTACACGTACAGAAAAATACGTACTATGTTAAAACATCTTGTCTATTATAGCACTATTTATGCACAAGGATAAATGTGCAACTTTTCTAAAAAAACTAATTTTGACGAAAGTCAGATAATCTTGACGAAAACACCGCAATTCTTATTCAAACATAGCAATTAAATCTTGCTCAGTAATATAACTTTCTCGCGGTTTACTACCTCGTGCTTCTGACACAAAACCATGTGATTCCAACATATCAATTAAACGTGCAGCACGATTATAACCGATATGATATTTACGTTGAATAAGAGAAGTAGAGGCCCCACCGGCTTCATAAACAAAGCGACAGACATCCTCAAACAAATCATCTTGCTCTGCAGTAACTTCTGATTTCTTTAAAAGTTCCTCTTGATCGAATATATAATCAGGTTCACCTTGCTCACGAACATGATCGATAATCGCTTCTATTTCATCATCTGTTACAAACGTCCCTTGCAAACGTACAGGAGCCGACATGCCATTACCTAGATATAACATATCGCCTCGTCCCAGTAAGCGCTCTGCCCCTTGCCCATCTAATATTGTACGTGAATCGATTTGTGAAGAAACCGCAAAGGCAATACGGGTTGGGATATTGGATTTAATTAGACCTGTAATAACATCGACAGAAGGTCTTTGCGTGGCAACAATTAAATGAATACCACAAGCACGTGCCTTCTGGGCAATACGACAAATCGCTTCCTCAACATCTGCTGGCGACATCATCATTAAGTCTGCTAACTCATCAATAACAATTAAAATATACGGTAATTTTAAACTATGCTCATTGTTTTTATCTGCTAAAGCGTTATAACGTGTAATATCACGCGCACCCGCATGTGCAAATAGCTGATAACGACGCTCCATCTCCTCTACTGCCCATTTTAACGCTGCTGTTGCAGCCTTTACATCCGTAATAACCGGACTGACTAAATGGGGAATATGATTGAATGGCGCAAGCTCTACCATTTTTGGGTCAATCAGCATAAGTTTTAATTCATGCGGTGCAGCTTTATATAATAAACTAACCAAAATGGAATTGATACAAACAGACTTTCCTGAACCAGTCGCCCCAGCAATTAAGCCATGTGGCATTTTACGTAAATCAATTGTGACTGGCTTCCCTGTTAAATCGAGACCTAGTGCCGCTTCAAGTGGTGAATCAGAATCCAGGAATGAGGCACTATTTGTCACTTCCGATAAACGAACAGCACGAGATACACGGTTAGGAATTTCTATTCCGATTGAACTCTTTCCAGGAATCGGTGCCTGTATTCGAATGTCTTTTGCAGCTAAAGCCAGTTTTAAGTCATCTGCTAAATTACGAATTTTACTTACCTTTGTACCATGACTAACTGTAATTTCAAATTGAGTAACGGCAGGACCTTGCATAATCGATTCTATTTGTGCTGACACTTGGAAATAAGATAGTGCTTCAACTAGTGTATCCCCTTGTTGCTCCATCCACTCTGTATCCTGTGTTTTCTCCTCAGGTGGCTCCAAAAATTCATCTGTGGGCTTTTGGTACACATGAATAGGCTTTTGAGGTTTTATTTCTTTTTCAGGCTCTATATTTAAAATTTCCAATGTAT
This DNA window, taken from Lysinibacillus sp. FSL M8-0337, encodes the following:
- the ccpA gene encoding catabolite control protein A, with the translated sequence MTVTIYDVAREANVSMATVSRVVNGNQNVKPATRKKVLEVIERLEYRPNAVARGLASKKTTTVGVIIPDIANNVYAELARGVEDIATMYRYNIILANSDQHEDKELQLLDTMLGKQVDGIVMMSDEVTEKMQQSMDHSPVPIVLAGSVDESQTIATVNIDYFQAAYEAISLLIQNGHTRIGFVTGPLTYTINGKFKLEAYKKALQDAGLSIDESLIAAEESSYDMGLEAWETLSALENPPTAYFAGSDELAIGLIHGAQDAGKNVPEDIEVISFENSKLARMVRPQLTSVALPLYDIGAVAMRLLTKLMNKEPVEDEAVILPHRIEHRQSVKSK
- a CDS encoding bifunctional 3-deoxy-7-phosphoheptulonate synthase/chorismate mutase — protein: MSQKDLESLRSQIDGLNLEILRLINERAAVVDEIGKIKEKQGVNRYDPLRERHMLDLIKEHNHGPLNQMTVDYIFKQIFKTALKQLEADKKKELLVSRKKKSEDTVINVNGELIGQGKPSFVFGPCAVESYEQVAAVAASIKAKGEKLIRGGAYKPRTSPYDFQGLGLEGLKILKRVSEEYGLGVITEIVTPGHLEEALDYIDVIQIGARNMQNFELLKAAGATNKPVLLKRGLAATIDEFIHAAEYIMSKGNENIILCERGIRTYEKATRNTLDISAVPILKQETHLPVFVDVTHSTGRRDLLLPCAKAAIAIGADGVMAEVHPDPSVALSDSQQQMDIPTFDTFYETLQKFMKNHEIHA
- a CDS encoding cell division FtsA domain-containing protein, which codes for MSSKLFALDIGTRSVVGIILQEDNDHFHVQDILVKEHKERAMVDGQIHNVMYVAELINEIKQELEEKHGPLSKVSVAAAGRSLKTEQASVTINIRNRPIFTEEDISRLELQAVQQAQQQLLQHKEDTKTSHYYCVGYSVLYYRLDGEEIGSLLDQQGDEAQIEVIATFLPRVVVESLIAALKRANLEMDALTLEPIAAINVLIPPTMRRLNVALVDIGAGTSDIAITDKSTVVAYGMVPTAGDEITEALSDHYLLDFPVAEEAKRQLHCSEEILIQDILGFDQYYPKEEVLTAIEPAVKQLAKAIGEEILRLNNRTAPKAVMLVGGGSLTPNLTTEIGLVLDLPANRIAVRGVDAIQNLTKEAHIKASPELVTPIGIAIAAKKMPIQYMSLTVNEQIVRLFELKEMTVGDAFLAANIRAKQLYGKPGHGLSISVNGQDIFIPGGHGQPAQILVNGQQSSTKTIIKTGDAIQLIEGQDGLPATATIRDIVDQAVIKTITIQETKYVIEPKITVNGSSVSMDALVNDRDIISYEIAETVEDVFTSTNNTHILKQFESYVIYVDGKPLYLPAFSANLLINGKPGKLSYAVQHNDTITFSQPSLPTVQRIADHLNVLLEDKIIVHFQQELLELRKTTNEVLVNQAVVSPLSTVPNGATVSIQEKDRSPWIYQDVFRFSNWQLPTTFKGNFTILRNGQPATFDTEIFGGDQLEIVLEEAPLSL
- a CDS encoding YtxH domain-containing protein, with the translated sequence MTTQKPNFNEVKEQQLESTLPQLYNSQESIYEEERVNMKDFVIGALVGGIVGAAAGLLLAPKSGKDLRSDVAVQAVNLKDKSADFSSTAKDKTVQLSKQIQEQSSQLVEKVKTLKSAKAPTVFDDGTVSFEGEEPLDEFIDGVEVKQEDVAEATEQTVEKQEDAQEVRA
- a CDS encoding DUF948 domain-containing protein, coding for MEVILYIAAIIAAIGFLFLCVSVGMTLFSLKSILSSLSGTLSGIEKQMEGITRETTSLLIKTNSLAEDIQEKSEQLNSVVHAVKGMGESVNGLNASVQQITSSISKSVEQNEEKIAQVVQWSNVAMGIADKWKKRKIIEQAPEIMPEDVYNFEQVQADKPKRKWGRKK
- the murC gene encoding UDP-N-acetylmuramate--L-alanine ligase translates to MTVFHFTGIKGSGMSSLAQILFDAGEQVQGSDIDKYFFTEQPLRERNIPILTFNADNIKEGMTIIAGNAFPDDHPELVRAREIGVEIIRYHKFLGEYIGNYTSIAITGAHGKTSTTGLMAHVVGGYKPTSYLIGDGTGAGHENANFFVMEACEYRRHFLAYNPDYAVMTNIDFDHPDYFANIEDVYAAFQSLALQVKKAIIACGDDEHLQRIQAKVPVVYYGFGAENDFEARNVEKTTEGTTFDVFVRNEFYSTFFIPLFGDHAVLNTLAVITLCQYEGISSEIIQERLNTYKGVKRRFTESKIGDHVLIDDYAHHPTEIRATIQSARQKYPERELVAIFQPHTFTRTQAFLQDFADSLSLADAAYLCDIFGSARETQGALSIQDLASLIEGSAVITTEGIDVLTKHKGAVFLFMGAGDVHKFQDAFEDVLKNNETA